The sequence AACCGCGAGCGTGTATCACAAATCCCCACGGACGGGGATTTGTGATTGTCATATCAGAACATACCGCCCATTGAAAATTCCCATCTGCCGCTTTTTTTGTTGTCATCACGGTCAAGAGGAATGCCGTATTCTATTCTTATTGGTCCTATGGGGCTGTACCAGCGGAAGCCGACGCCCACACCCTGATAAAATTTTCCGTCAAGATAGTCTTCGTCCGTGTCGTTAACCTGTCCGGCGTCATAGAAGAAAGCGCCTTTGAAGCCCTGATCCGCAGCGATGGGGAAGACCAGTTCCGCATTAAACAGGAACATCTTGTTCCCGCCGTAGTCGTAACCGTCTTCATCCTTGGGGGAGATGTAACCGTATTTATAGCCTCTCACACTGTAGATCCCGCCGAGCCTGAAACGTTCATCAACAGGGAGTTTCCCCTCACCAGTGGAATCCAGATAGCCGCCCTCAAGATGCAGCATACCCACGAATTTCCACCAAAGAGGTATAAACTCTGAGGTTTCCACTCCGGTTTTATAATAGTCGTTATCACCGCCGAGGGGACCGCCGGCGTATTTGTAATAAATCCTGGAAATATTACCCGATGTGGGATCCACAGGGTGGTTTGTTGTCCTGTAGTTGAGGATCGGGGTAAAGCTCACTGTGGTGTATTCGCCTTCCTGATCCCAGATATACTGCGAAGCGTTGTCGTCAATATCCGAGATCTTCTCTTTTTCATAGGCGAGCTTATATGTGGCGTACAGCTTGCGTCCGACAACAGGGTGTCCGAGCCTGAGAGCCACACCGTCATTGTATTTGTCATATTCGTAGTAGCTTCTTTTCAGCTTATAGAAGTCCACACCGAGAGTGATCGGTTTATCAAGAAACCACGGATCCGTAAGAGATATGGTGTAGTCCGTTCTTTTACTGGCGAATTCCGCTTTAAAATCTGTTGTATAGCCTGAGCCGAGGAGGTTTTTCTTTTGAAGGCGAAGCATGAACATCAGTTCATCCACGGACGAATAGCCCATGCCCACGCTGAAAAAGCCTGTTCGCTTGTCCTTCACACTGACATTGAGATCCACGGATGAGTCGTCCACTCTTTTTTCATCAAGACGAACCTCCTCAAAGTAGTCAGTAAATTCTATGTTTTTCTTGGAGCTGTTGATTCTGCGGCTGTCATAAATATCGCCTTCGGCAATGTCCATCTCGCGTCTGATGACTCTGTCCTTGGTATCGGCGTTGCCTCTGATGTTTATGCGGCTGATCTTAACTAGAACATTCTCCTCAACCCTGTATGTGACGGTAACAGTCTTCTCGTCTTTGTTCTCTTTTGTCAGCGGCTCAACGTTGGCAAACGCATATCCGATTTCAGTGAAACGGTCAGTGAGGCGTTTGATGTCGTTTTGAAATTCCTCAACATTGAACCAGTCGCCTGATTTAAGAACCGTTACAGACTCAAGCTCTTTATCTGTGCGGTGTCTGTTGCCTTCAAAGGCGATGCTGTCTATCTTAAATCTGTCCCCTTCCTCAACACGGAAGGTAAGTGTGATGCGTTTCTTTTTGCCTTCACTGATCTGCACCTCAGGCTCACCCACACGCACTTGAATAAAGCCTTTCTTCATGTATTCGCCGCGGATTTTCTCGACATCAATCTCAATGAGTTCCTGTTTCAGCTTGCCGCTTCCGGTAAGCCATGAGAAGAAACCCTTCTCCTTTGTGGAGAGCATTTTCATCAGTTCTTTGTCTGTA is a genomic window of Geovibrio thiophilus containing:
- the bamA gene encoding outer membrane protein assembly factor BamA, producing the protein MKKLFINFFFSALIITFAANSYAAVIDLVKIEGNRRVPSETFLRYTVKAGEEFDMNKVSASIKEIFTTDLVVDVQVDMRVDDDKLTLVYVVKEKPYVNKVYLEGNINVRENYITEDMIPMEGQILDRAKVEENINKIIGVYHDEKYYSVAVKADIEDRSDNSVDVFFRIEEGPEARIYDIVFAGNKFYTDKELMKMLSTKEKGFFSWLTGSGKLKQELIEIDVEKIRGEYMKKGFIQVRVGEPEVQISEGKKKRITLTFRVEEGDRFKIDSIAFEGNRHRTDKELESVTVLKSGDWFNVEEFQNDIKRLTDRFTEIGYAFANVEPLTKENKDEKTVTVTYRVEENVLVKISRINIRGNADTKDRVIRREMDIAEGDIYDSRRINSSKKNIEFTDYFEEVRLDEKRVDDSSVDLNVSVKDKRTGFFSVGMGYSSVDELMFMLRLQKKNLLGSGYTTDFKAEFASKRTDYTISLTDPWFLDKPITLGVDFYKLKRSYYEYDKYNDGVALRLGHPVVGRKLYATYKLAYEKEKISDIDDNASQYIWDQEGEYTTVSFTPILNYRTTNHPVDPTSGNISRIYYKYAGGPLGGDNDYYKTGVETSEFIPLWWKFVGMLHLEGGYLDSTGEGKLPVDERFRLGGIYSVRGYKYGYISPKDEDGYDYGGNKMFLFNAELVFPIAADQGFKGAFFYDAGQVNDTDEDYLDGKFYQGVGVGFRWYSPIGPIRIEYGIPLDRDDNKKSGRWEFSMGGMF